Within Halorubrum lacusprofundi ATCC 49239, the genomic segment GCGCCACCGCGATCATCACGCCCACCAGCGCCGCGGAGACGCCCGTCATCAGCGAGATGATCCCGGCGAGACCGGCGCCGATCGCCACGACGAGCACTAAGACGTTCGGCGCGAGCCGCTCGGAGACCTCGGCGAGATCCAACGGGTCGAGTCCCGGCGGGACGAGCGCGAGCCACCGCAGCGCGAACGCGAACAGCGTCGCGGCCGCGATCGCGACCGCGACCCCAAGTACCTGCATCCGTACCCCGCGCCGAAACATCTCCTCGTCGTCCACGACGGTGCCGACCGCCGCCGACATCGCCGGTCCGATCAGCGGCGCGATCACCATCGATCCGACCACGGTCGCCGGCGAGTTCAAGAGCAGTCCGGCCGTCGCGATCACGGCGGAGATAACGGTCATCAGCACGTACGTCCGGATCCCGGAGGCGAGGTCGTCGGCCTTCGCCTGCAGCTCCTCCCGCGAGATATGCTTGCCTGCGTGTTCGGCCTCCTCGGCGTACTCGTCTTCGAGCGCCTCGAACCGGCGGGAGATAACCGTCTCGGCCGCGACAATGACGGTGTAGGTGCTCTCGTCGATCCCCACCTCTCGGAGCCGTTCGAGTACGGGTTCGACGGCGGCAGTCGGGAGCGGGAACGTCGCGACCGCGGTGTACTCACGGCCGCTCGTTTCGTCGGTGACGACGTAGTCGACTCCCTCGTCGTCGAGCGCGCGGATAACGGCCGCGCGCTTCCCCGCCGGGATCATGACCTGAACGAGTCGCACGGTCGGTCGTCTCGCCGGCGGGACTTATAGGAGGCGATGCCGCTGGCGGTGATTGCGGCGGGAGCGACACAGCGGGCGATCAGTCGATCCGAGAGCGGGATCCAGTCAGTCGACCCGGTCAGACGATCCGAGGGCGGGACCCCGTCCGTCCCGCGCGAAACGGAACTTTAATGCGCGAATCCCTCGCACGTTCAGACAAGAATGCTCTCGCCGCTGTTCATCGACACGTTCCTGCTCGATTACCACCTCGGGCACGTCATACTGCTCGGGTTCGTCGTCTCGCTTCTGGCGACCGTGCCCCTGAAGTCCCTGAAGGTGATCGCGTCCGTCTTCGCCGGCTTCGGGACGATCTTCCTGGTCGCCCCGTACACGACGATGCCGCAGACGTACGTCCTCGCGGGCATTCCGATGATCCTGATCGGCGCGCTACTGTGGACGATGGCCGGCCGGTAACGCGGTTCGCACCACAAATTCCCGGTTTTCTGCGGTTTCCGTTTCGTTTTTGTCTGTTTCCGACAGCGTCGCCGTTTCGTCTCACCGCGCCGTTGTTCGATCCCGCCTCTTTTTGCACCCCGGGCGACACTCCCCGCCATGGTCACGGTACGGGCACCCGCCACGAGCGCGAACCTCGGCAGCGGGTTCGACGTGTTCGGAGCGGCCCTCACACGGCCGGCGGACGTCGTCACCGTCGAGAAGGCGGCAGAGACGACGATCGAGGTCACCGGCGTCGGGGCGCAGTACATCCCCGAGGATCCCAAGAAGAACACGGTCGGCGCCGTCGTGGAGGCGCTCGACGCGCCCGCGCGGATCCACATCGACAAGGGGGTCCGCCCGGCGTCCGGGCTCGGCTCCTCGGCCGCCAGTGCCGCCGGCGCCGCCGTCGCGCTCAACCGACTGTACGACCGCGGGCTCTCGCGCTCGGAGCTGGTCCCGATCGCCGCCGAGGGCGAGGCGGTCGTCTCCGGCGTCGCGCACTCGGACAACGTCGCGCCCTCGATCCTCGGCGGGTTCACGGTGACAACGAGCGAGGGGACCCACGCCGTCGACGCCTCGATTCCCCTCGTGGTCTGTCTCCCCGACGTCGCCGTCTCCACTCGCGACGCGCGCCGGGTCGTCCCCGAGACCGCCTCGATGGACGACCTCGTCGAGACGGTCGGCAACGCCGCCACTCTCGCGATCGGGATGTGCCGCTCCGATCCCGACCTCGTGGGCGCCGGCATGAGCGACCCCGTCGTCACCCCCGAGCGCGCCCGCCTGATCACGGGGTACGACGAGGTGCGCGCCGCCGCCTTCGACGCCGGTGCAACCGGGGTCACCGTCAGCGGCGCCGGTCCCGCGATTCTCGCCGTCTGCCGCGACGGGCAGCGACGCGGGGTCGCCGCCGCGATGCTCGACGCTTTCTCCGACGCTGGCATCGACTCCCGCGCCTACCAGACGCGGATCGGGCGGGGGTCGACGGTGCTTGAGGAGTGAGGCGATGACGTGGAGGTGGCTGAGGTTTCAGTCGATCGCTTATAAGTCGTTGATGACAGATAGGTAGCGAGAGTCTCCGACTCTCTAGTCACTCATTTATAAGTGATCAACTAACTCGCGGTGAGCACTTCCAAAGCCGATGAACACTTCCAAAGCCCCAGCCGGGAGGCGGGCGCACGCTCGCTGCGCTCCTTGCGGTGCTTGCGTCGCCCGCGCCCGCCTCCCGGCTGCCCCTTTGAGTCCCGCCCCGCACAGCGACCACACCTCACACCTCCCCAGCCTCACCGCGACGGCGTTTATAAACGCCGTCGTCTCCCTCGCGCGGGCTGCTCGCGGCCGCTTATAAGCGGCCGCTCGCAGGCGCACGCCACCGCAGTTCACTTATAAATAAAGCCAAGGATACCTCGTCTCCTCCGACGAGTTCCGCTCGCACTTATAAGGCACCTACGGCGCGCGGGCGACGACGGCGAACGTCTCGGTGCGCTCAGAGGCGGAGATCACGTCGAAGCCCGCCGCCTCCAGCGCCTCGACCGCGTCGTTCGCGGCGAACCGCTCGTCGGCCGGCGGGCCGTGGTCGCCGTCGCCCGCGGCCGACCAGTCGAAGAGCGCAAGCCGGCCGTCAGAGCGGATCACGCGAGCCAACTCCGCGATCGCGTCGTCGCTCGCGAACTCGTGGTACGTCATCGTCGAGAACGCGGCGTCGAGATCGCCGTCGTCGAACGGGAGCACCGCCACGTCGCTCTCGACGAGGTCGACGTTCTCGGGGACGCCCTTCTCGCGGTAGAACGCGTGCATCTCGGCCTGCACGTCGACGCCGTAGACGGTCTCGACGTGAGATGCAACATCGTCGGTGTAGAAGCCGGTGCCGCTCCCGAGGTCGGCGACGGTCGCCGCCGCGCGGTCAGCGCGCTCGGCCGTCAGCGCGCCGATAATCTCCTCGGCGGACACCCAGCGGTACCGGGCCTCGGGACGCTCCAGTCGCTCCGCCTTGTCGGCGTCGAACGTGTGAAATCCCATGGTCAGTCTTGTACACGAAGCACTAAAACGCGTCCGATCGAGCGCTCACCACTCGACGGCGAGCCGCTCGACGAGCCGGTCGATCTCGGCCTCGGTGGAGACGGCGTGGACCGACGCCCGGACCCCGTCCGGGTGCGGGAGAGAACGAACGACGATCCCCTCGTCGGCGAGCCGGTCGACCGTCGCCTCGGGGTCGTCGACGTCGATCGTGACGAGCCCGGACTCGTACTCGCGGGGGCTCAGCAGACGGTCGTCGGGGACGCCGTCTTTGAGCCGGTCCGTGAGCGACGCGATCCGGTCTTCGATCGTCGCGATCCCGACCGCGTCGATCGCGTCGAGCGCCTCGATCAGCCCGACGTGGGCGGCCGGGGTCGTCGATCCGACCTCGAAGCGCTTCGCACCCTCCTTGAACACGATCTCGTCGGCGTTGGGATCCTCGACGCTCCGGTAGCCGACCGCGCGCGGCGCCAGCTCGGTCGCGGCCTCGCGGTCGACGTAGAGGAACCCGGCTCCCCACGGGCCGAGCACCCACTTGTGGCCCGCCGCCGCCACCGCGTCGGCGCCCCACGCCGACACGTCCATCGCGACCTGTCCGGGCGACTGGACCGCGTCGACGAGCGTGAACGCGCCCGCCTCGTCCGCGATCTCGACGAGGTCCGCGACCGGGAGCCGCGTCCCGTGGGTCCACGTGATCGCGCTGAAGCAGACGAGCCGCGCGTCCGCCACGGCCTCGGCGTACGCCTCGCGATCGATCCGGCCCTCTTCGGTCTCGACGACGCGCACCTCGACGCCCTCGCGTTCGAGCCGCTTCCACGGGAGGATGCCGGCTGGGTGTTCCAGGTCGGTCCGGACGACCACGTCGCCGGGCTCCCAGTCGATGGCACCCGCGATCCGGGTGATCCCGTCGGTCGTACTCTCGGTCAGGGCGATCTCGTCGGGCTCGGCGCCGACGAAGTCGGCGACGCGCTCGCGGACCGTCTCGTACGTCTCGAAGGCGCGACTGTACGGGTCCGTCGTCGCCGAGCCGTACTCGTGGTCGGCGAGGAACTCAGACGCCGCCTCGACGACGTACTCGGGGCTCGGCCCGTGCGCGCCGAAATTAAAGTACGCGGCCTCGCCGAGCGCCGGCACGTCCGCGCGCAGCTCGCGCGGGGTCATCCGGTCGTCGACTTCGAGTCCCGCCATTCAGGCGGTGTGCTCTGCGACCGCGTCGGTAAGCGCCGCCTCCGTCTGCGCGCCGACCATCCGCTCCGCGAGCTCGCCGTCGACGAACACGAGCAGCGTCGGGATACCCTGCACGCCATACTCGCCGGCGAGCGCCTGGTGCTGGTCGACGTCGACCTTCAGGACGGCCGCGTCGGTGTCGTTCGCGATCGCCTCGACGGCCGGCTCCATCATCTGACACGGACCGCACCAGTCCGCGTAGAAGTCGACGAGGACCACGTCGTGGTCGGCGACGTAGTCGTCGAACTCGTCGGGGTCGGCCAGCTGAATCGGTTCCGTGGGGACGGCATCAGTTGAACTCATCACCTCATCGTACTCGCTCCACTCGGATAATGGTTTTGGATGGAAGCCACAATACCGCACATCGAATTGGACTGTATCCTGATCGATTCGGCGACGCAGGTCCGAGGGTTCAAATCCGGGGGCGACGAACCGCGCGGCATGTATGCGGTGGTCGGCTGCAACGAGTGCGCGGCGATGTGGCTCCTCATGGACCCGCAGACGAGCGACAGCGCGCGGTGTCCCCGCTGCGGGAAGACGCATCAGACGACGAAACTCAAGCGGTTCTTCGAGTCGGAGGACCGCGAGGCGGCCCGCGAGGCCCGGGCCGCGCTGCTCGCGAAGAAGCGTGACGAGAGCGCGGCGTTCGCCGAACTCGACCACGTCTCGGAGCTCGAGCGCGCCGTCGACGAGTCGGGAATCGACGACCGCGAGTACCTCGAAGCGTCGGGGATAGACGCCGACGCCGTCGACGAGGCGGGCGCCCGCGCCGAGGGGGGCGAGTCGGACTCGCGGAGTCGGAGTGAGATCGTCCGCGACGCGGTGGCGACCGTCGACGAGCCGACCGAGGAGAACGTCGTGGCGCACGCGAGCGACCACGGTGTCCCCGCCGAGACGGCCCGAGAGATCCTGACGCGACTCGCGCGCCGCGGCGAACTCTCCGAGTCGGGTGGACGCTATCGGGCACTCTGAGGGGGTCGATCCACGGGGTGAATCTCCTCGCGATCCCTGACAAAGCACTTATGTTGTCGTTCAGACGTGTCGGGTATGGACACGCGAACTGCCCTCCTGGCGGCCGCCGCCGCGCTCCTGCTCGCGGGCGCGGTCGGCGCCGTCGCCGCACCGGACGCGATCGTTGACCCGCGCGAGGCCGACGAGCGCCCCGGCGACGTACGCATCGTCGACACGGTCGTCTCACCGGGTGAGGTACGCGGTGAGACCGCAGAGCTCCGGCTCGGAGTCGACCTCCGACACCGAGGTTCGGCCGTCGAGAACGTCACGGTCCGCCACCGCGCGATCGGCGCCGACTCGGGACTGCTCGTCGACGAGACGACGGTCGATGTCGGCACCGTCGACGGCGGCGGCGAACGGACGATAAACGGTTCCGTTGACGTGGAGCGCGAAGGCGGCTATCGGATCGAGACCGTCGTCTTCGCCGACGGCGAGCGGCGCGCGAGCCAGACGACTCGCGTCGGCGGCGTCGCAGCACTTACTCCCGACTACGCCGATTCGCGCGTCGGCTTCACCGAAAGCAACGTCTGGCCGACCGTCGCGGTCAGCGTCAGCGAGGCGGACAACCAGACCGCCACACTATCGGTGTCGCTCTCGGTGACGAACCGCGGCGACGCCGTCTCGGAACCGCTCGATCTCCGCGTACTGCTCCGGCAGTCGGAGTCGAACGTGATCGCCGACGAGGCGAGCGAGACCGTCGGTGAGGTCCGTCCCGGCCGGACCGACACCGTGACGACGACCGTCGAGGTGCCCGCCAACTACAACTACTACGTCGACGCCGCGCTGTGGAGCGACGACGTGCTCATCGACGAGACGCAGGGCGTCGCCAACCTGAACCCCCGGGAGAGGATCACCGCGAACGAGACGGTCGAAGAAGTGGAGTTCGCCGTCGAGGACTTCACGCGAGGGAGCGACGACGCGGCGGACGTCGCCGACGCTCCCGATCGGGGTACGGACGGCGAGAGCGCCGGAGACTCGACGCCCGGCTTCGGGCCCCTCGCCGCGCTCGTCGCGCTCGTCGCCGCGATCCTCGTCGCACGGAGGAGACCATGACCGACGAGCGCGGCCACGGCGACGCCGGCGACACTAGTGACGACCGCGGCGACTCAAACAGCGACCCCGACGGTACCGACCCCGACGACATCGCCCCAGACGACACATCCGACTCACTCACCGGACCCATGACCGACATCGCCACCGACGCCGACGACACACCTGACACGAATCGCGCAGCGCGCACGACCGACCCTGAGAGCGATGCGAAGGAGGACACACAGAGGGACTCGAACGGCGACGATGGCCGGTTCGGTCGACTCTCGACCGACGACCTCCGCGGGCTCATCGACCGGATTGGGCTGGCGGCGCTGATCCTACTCGCGCTGATCGCCGGCTGGGGCTTCTACAGTCAGGCCGGCCGAGCGATCCGGACGTGGCTCGACCCGGCCTACCAGCCGATCGCCCTCGCCGTGTTCAACTTCGCAGTGCTACTCGTGGCGCTTGCCGGCGTCGCCCACCAGCTCTACCGGATCCGCCGGAGCGAGTCGGGCGTCTGAGAAAGGACAAATAACGGTTAAGTCACTCTCGACGACCGCCTACTCCTCAGGGAGGTCGTCGGTGCTGGCCGGAATCCGCTCGACCTGTCCCGCGAGCGTCGCCGCGTCGCCCGCGACGGTGGAGGCCTCGACGCCTGCCTCGTTCGCGACCAGCCGGACGTGCGCGGCCAACAGTGCGAGCGCACGGAGCCCCTCGTTGTCCGAGTCACCGTCGCTCCGCTGGGCGAACGTGGTGTCGATCTCGCCGTCGCGGACGACCCCGACGTGGACCGCCTCGATCCCCTCGCCGTCGAGGAGGGCGCGGGCGCGATCGATCTCCGCCGCGAACGCGTCGTCGCCGGCCGTCGATCCGTCTGCGGGACCCTCGTCGTCGCTCATGGGAAATTGTACGCGAAGCGGGGAGAAAAGCGCGGCGCCCGTCGGGACGCGCAGTTTCGGGGGTTCCGCGGGTCTGCCGGCTACTCGTCCGGCCGCGGACGAGCGATGAACAGCGCCTCTTCGAGCGTGAACGGGTTGTACACTGACTGGTGACAGACGCAGTAGACCCCGTTCGCGGCGTCGTACCGAGCCGACTCCTCGAGCACCTTGTAGTCGGGGATACAGCAGAAGTGCGTACAGACGTTGAGGTACGCGACGAACCCCTGGTCGGTGGACGCTTCGAGCCACTCGTCGCCCGAGTTCTCGACGGCTTCCTCGATCCGCGACGAGCGGATGACGTTCACGTTGAGGGCGGTCTCGGCGTTTTGCGACCGCCACGTGACCGAGGCCGGCTTCCCCACGCCGTCGTCGCCGATCCCGTTGCCCCACTCGTCGTAGTCGTCGAAATCGTCGATGTGGATCCGCTCGCCTTCGTCGTACACCTCGTCCATCCAGTCGTACTTCCCGGGCGCGGCGCGGAACAGGTTGTCTTCCGCCTCGTAGTCCGGCTCAATGTTCTCCTGCGACTCGACGCCGCAGTACTGGTACCACGCGCCGGTGTAGGTCTTCCCGCCGAGCTGCTCCTGTGCGACCTGGATCTCTTGGCCCTCCTGCGTGATGGTCTGCGTTTCGGGCCAGATCCCGCGGATATACCCGTCGTCGGTGACTTCCACGGGAACCTGCGGGAGGCCGCGTGGCGCCGGGCCGCCGGTCTTCTCGATCGTCATCGCGATGGTCGACCCCCCGCCGACGCCGCCGGAGGTCGTCAGGGTGTTCACCGTCGCCGACCCCATCGCACCGACCCCCGAAAGGGCCGCGCCGCCGACGACGCCCTTGACGAAGCGGCGCCGGCCGGACTCGGCCGGATACTTGTCGGACTGACTCATACGCGTTGCTCGGGTTGGACCGGTAAAAAGGGTGACGAACCCTCCACCCGAGCGGGAATGGCCATGAGTTGTCAGCGCGTCAGCGACCAAGCCGCTGACGCGTCAGCGGTCCGACCCGTCGGCGAACTGTTGAACGATCGATCGATATATTTACTCAAAACTGAGGCAAGCTTTCGTTCGGGCATCGCTTTTAACCCAGCCCGACGGATGTACCTGTGGTATGGTGTTGCACAATCGAGACGTGCGGACAGACGTGCGCGAGCTCGGCGCGCTCGTGGGAGACGTCCTCTCCGCACAGACCTCCACCGAGGCGTACGAGACGGTCGAGGACCTCCGACACGCGGCGATCGACTACCGACGCGGTGACGCGGCGAGCCGGGATATCCTTCGCGAGTCCGTCGAGGAGCTGTCGACGACCCGAGAGGAGATCGTCGCTCGCGCGTTCACGACGTATTTCGAGCTTATCAACCTCGCCGAGGAACGCGAACGGGTCCGCGCAATCCGAAATGCGGACGAGAACGGATCCCTTCACGACTCCTTCGATGCCACAATCGCCGAGTTCGCGGAGGCCGACGTCGGGCCCGACGAGCTCCGGGAACTGTTAGCGGACGTACTCATCGAGCCGACGTTCACCGCCCACCCCACCGAGGCCCGGCAAGCCACCGTGAAGGCGAAGCTCCGATCGATTGCCAACCACCTCGAAGCGCTCGACGAGCGCAACCTCACCGAGCGCGAGCGGAACGCGATCTGGCGCGACATCACCGCCGAGGTGACCAGCCTCTGGAGCACCCGACAGGTGCGCCAGCGGAGCCCGGAGCCCGAAGACGAGGCACGAAACGTTCAGTGGTACCTCGAAAACACTCTCTTCGATGTCGTGGGCGACGCCTACGAGGAGTTCGAGGAGACCATCTCGAAGGAGTACGACGACGTGGACTGCCCCAAGCTCTTCGAGTTCCGCTCGTGGGCGGGCTCCGACCGCGACGGCAACCCGTTCGTCACGCCGGAGGTCACCGACGAGACGCTGGCGCGCCAGCGCGAGGTCGCCGTCGAGAAGTACCGCGACCGCTGCAAGCGGCTCTCGGCCGTGTTGAGTCAGGACGGCGAGCGATACGCGGTCGACGACCGGCTCGCCGAGTCGCTGGCGGCCGACGTCGAACGGTTCCCGACGGTCGTCGAGGAGGCGCGCGAGCGCTACCCCGACGAGCCGTACCGTCAGAAGCTCCGCCTGATGCGCGAGCGGCTCGACCGCGTCGACGACGTGCGCCCCGGCGAGTACCCTGACGGCGACGCGTTTCTCGCGGATCTCGACGTTATCGCCGATTCGCTGGCGACCGACGGCCAAGACGCGGTCCGCGAGTCCTTCGTCGAGCCGCTCCGGCGGCAGGTCGACACGTTCGGGCTCACGCTCGCGTCGCTAGACCTCCGCGACCACCGCGAGAAACACACCGAAACGGTCGCCGAGACGGTCGCCGTCGAAGGCGTCGACTACCGAGAAATGGACGAGGACGCCCGTCAGGAGTTCCTCACCGAGGCGATCTTACAGGACGACCCGGTCGTCGACGCCGACGAGCCCGGCGACGTCTCCGAGACCACCGAGCGCGTGCTTCGCCGGTTCCAGGAGTTCGCCGAGTGGCAGGACGAGTACGGCCCGCAGGCGATCGACACCTACTGCATCTCGATGACGGAAGAGCCGAGCCACGTGCTCGAAGTGCTCTTCTTGGCCGATCAGGTCGGCGTCGTCTCGTTGCCGGACCACTGCGGGCTCGACGTCGTCCCCCTGTTAGAGACCGAATCCGCGCTCAACGGCGCCGAGCGCATCCTCGGGGAGCTGTTCGACAACGAGGCGTACGCGACCGCTCTGGAGGTCCGCGGCGAGATTCAGGAGGTGATGCTCGGCTATTCCGACTCCAACAAGGAGAACGGGTTCCTCGCCGCGAACTGGGACCTCTACGAGAACCAGCGTCAGATCGCGCGGTTCTGCCGCGAGGAGGATGTCACCCTCCGGCTGTTCCACGGGCGCGGCGGCTCCATCTCGCGGGGCGGCGGCCCGATGAACGAGGCCCTGCTTGCGCTCCCCAACGAGACCGTCACGGGGCAGGTGAAGTTCACCGAACAGGGCGAAGCGATCGCCGAGAAGTACGCCAACCGCCGAATCGCCGAGCGCGAGCTCGAACAGATGCTCGACGCGCAGATCCGCGCGCGTCAGGAGGCCACTGAGGAGCCCACCGAGGACGTGCCCGACAGCTGGGTCGACGCGATGGAGACGATGGCGCCTGCCGCCCGCGAGACGTACCGCGATCTCTTAAACACCGACGGGTTCGTCTCCTACTTCGGGCAGGCGACGCCCATCTCGGTCGTCGAGAACCTCAACCTCGGCTCGCGGCCCGCCTCGCGTTCCGGCGAGCGCACCGTCGAGGACCTGCGGGCGATTCCGTGGGTGTTCTCGTGGACGCAGACCCGGCTCATCCTCCCGGGCTGGTACTCGCTCGCATCCGGAATCGACGCCTACCTTGACGAGGTCGGCGAGGAGGAGGGCTTCGAGACGCTCCAAGAGATGTACGCGGAGTGGCCGTTCTTCCGCACGACGCTTAACAACGCGGCGCTCGCCCTCGCTCGCACCGAACCGGAGATTGCCGCCGAGTACGCCGACCTCGCGGACGACGACCTCCGCGAGCGCTTCTTCCCCGAACTGATCGGCGAGTACGAGCGTGGGCGCGAGCTCGTCTTGGAGATCAGCGGCCGCGACGAGTTGATCCGTCGCGAGTGGCTCGCCGAGAGCCTCGATCGGCGGAATCCCTACGTCGATCCGTTGAACCTGCTGCAGGCGAACCTGCTCGGGCGGACCCACCGCACCGAAGAGGAGGAGCGAACGCTCCGACTCACCGTCAACGGCATCGCCGCCGGGATGAAG encodes:
- a CDS encoding aminotransferase class V-fold PLP-dependent enzyme, which produces MAGLEVDDRMTPRELRADVPALGEAAYFNFGAHGPSPEYVVEAASEFLADHEYGSATTDPYSRAFETYETVRERVADFVGAEPDEIALTESTTDGITRIAGAIDWEPGDVVVRTDLEHPAGILPWKRLEREGVEVRVVETEEGRIDREAYAEAVADARLVCFSAITWTHGTRLPVADLVEIADEAGAFTLVDAVQSPGQVAMDVSAWGADAVAAAGHKWVLGPWGAGFLYVDREAATELAPRAVGYRSVEDPNADEIVFKEGAKRFEVGSTTPAAHVGLIEALDAIDAVGIATIEDRIASLTDRLKDGVPDDRLLSPREYESGLVTIDVDDPEATVDRLADEGIVVRSLPHPDGVRASVHAVSTEAEIDRLVERLAVEW
- a CDS encoding homoserine kinase — encoded protein: MVTVRAPATSANLGSGFDVFGAALTRPADVVTVEKAAETTIEVTGVGAQYIPEDPKKNTVGAVVEALDAPARIHIDKGVRPASGLGSSAASAAGAAVALNRLYDRGLSRSELVPIAAEGEAVVSGVAHSDNVAPSILGGFTVTTSEGTHAVDASIPLVVCLPDVAVSTRDARRVVPETASMDDLVETVGNAATLAIGMCRSDPDLVGAGMSDPVVTPERARLITGYDEVRAAAFDAGATGVTVSGAGPAILAVCRDGQRRGVAAAMLDAFSDAGIDSRAYQTRIGRGSTVLEE
- the ppc gene encoding phosphoenolpyruvate carboxylase; the protein is MVLHNRDVRTDVRELGALVGDVLSAQTSTEAYETVEDLRHAAIDYRRGDAASRDILRESVEELSTTREEIVARAFTTYFELINLAEERERVRAIRNADENGSLHDSFDATIAEFAEADVGPDELRELLADVLIEPTFTAHPTEARQATVKAKLRSIANHLEALDERNLTERERNAIWRDITAEVTSLWSTRQVRQRSPEPEDEARNVQWYLENTLFDVVGDAYEEFEETISKEYDDVDCPKLFEFRSWAGSDRDGNPFVTPEVTDETLARQREVAVEKYRDRCKRLSAVLSQDGERYAVDDRLAESLAADVERFPTVVEEARERYPDEPYRQKLRLMRERLDRVDDVRPGEYPDGDAFLADLDVIADSLATDGQDAVRESFVEPLRRQVDTFGLTLASLDLRDHREKHTETVAETVAVEGVDYREMDEDARQEFLTEAILQDDPVVDADEPGDVSETTERVLRRFQEFAEWQDEYGPQAIDTYCISMTEEPSHVLEVLFLADQVGVVSLPDHCGLDVVPLLETESALNGAERILGELFDNEAYATALEVRGEIQEVMLGYSDSNKENGFLAANWDLYENQRQIARFCREEDVTLRLFHGRGGSISRGGGPMNEALLALPNETVTGQVKFTEQGEAIAEKYANRRIAERELEQMLDAQIRARQEATEEPTEDVPDSWVDAMETMAPAARETYRDLLNTDGFVSYFGQATPISVVENLNLGSRPASRSGERTVEDLRAIPWVFSWTQTRLILPGWYSLASGIDAYLDEVGEEEGFETLQEMYAEWPFFRTTLNNAALALARTEPEIAAEYADLADDDLRERFFPELIGEYERGRELVLEISGRDELIRREWLAESLDRRNPYVDPLNLLQANLLGRTHRTEEEERTLRLTVNGIAAGMKNTG
- a CDS encoding class I SAM-dependent methyltransferase, which encodes MGFHTFDADKAERLERPEARYRWVSAEEIIGALTAERADRAAATVADLGSGTGFYTDDVASHVETVYGVDVQAEMHAFYREKGVPENVDLVESDVAVLPFDDGDLDAAFSTMTYHEFASDDAIAELARVIRSDGRLALFDWSAAGDGDHGPPADERFAANDAVEALEAAGFDVISASERTETFAVVARAP
- a CDS encoding Rieske 2Fe-2S domain-containing protein, whose protein sequence is MSQSDKYPAESGRRRFVKGVVGGAALSGVGAMGSATVNTLTTSGGVGGGSTIAMTIEKTGGPAPRGLPQVPVEVTDDGYIRGIWPETQTITQEGQEIQVAQEQLGGKTYTGAWYQYCGVESQENIEPDYEAEDNLFRAAPGKYDWMDEVYDEGERIHIDDFDDYDEWGNGIGDDGVGKPASVTWRSQNAETALNVNVIRSSRIEEAVENSGDEWLEASTDQGFVAYLNVCTHFCCIPDYKVLEESARYDAANGVYCVCHQSVYNPFTLEEALFIARPRPDE
- a CDS encoding DUF5817 domain-containing protein, whose product is MYAVVGCNECAAMWLLMDPQTSDSARCPRCGKTHQTTKLKRFFESEDREAAREARAALLAKKRDESAAFAELDHVSELERAVDESGIDDREYLEASGIDADAVDEAGARAEGGESDSRSRSEIVRDAVATVDEPTEENVVAHASDHGVPAETAREILTRLARRGELSESGGRYRAL
- a CDS encoding DUF7490 domain-containing protein, with amino-acid sequence MDTRTALLAAAAALLLAGAVGAVAAPDAIVDPREADERPGDVRIVDTVVSPGEVRGETAELRLGVDLRHRGSAVENVTVRHRAIGADSGLLVDETTVDVGTVDGGGERTINGSVDVEREGGYRIETVVFADGERRASQTTRVGGVAALTPDYADSRVGFTESNVWPTVAVSVSEADNQTATLSVSLSVTNRGDAVSEPLDLRVLLRQSESNVIADEASETVGEVRPGRTDTVTTTVEVPANYNYYVDAALWSDDVLIDETQGVANLNPRERITANETVEEVEFAVEDFTRGSDDAADVADAPDRGTDGESAGDSTPGFGPLAALVALVAAILVARRRP
- a CDS encoding TIGR00341 family protein; amino-acid sequence: MIPAGKRAAVIRALDDEGVDYVVTDETSGREYTAVATFPLPTAAVEPVLERLREVGIDESTYTVIVAAETVISRRFEALEDEYAEEAEHAGKHISREELQAKADDLASGIRTYVLMTVISAVIATAGLLLNSPATVVGSMVIAPLIGPAMSAAVGTVVDDEEMFRRGVRMQVLGVAVAIAAATLFAFALRWLALVPPGLDPLDLAEVSERLAPNVLVLVVAIGAGLAGIISLMTGVSAALVGVMIAVALIPPAAAVGIGIAFQIPRLVIGAGVIVAVNVLSINLSALVTLWYEGYRPQRWFREDDARAAFLKRAAILVAAIAVLSVFLGGVTYDSYVASTTEADIRTAVGDELDAINPGMELIELEVDRGGTLPPRNTERVVVTVGAPPDVGAETVARALDQRIESAIGEDVQVEVRLVAVSRA
- the trxA gene encoding thioredoxin; the encoded protein is MSSTDAVPTEPIQLADPDEFDDYVADHDVVLVDFYADWCGPCQMMEPAVEAIANDTDAAVLKVDVDQHQALAGEYGVQGIPTLLVFVDGELAERMVGAQTEAALTDAVAEHTA